In Lycium ferocissimum isolate CSIRO_LF1 chromosome 11, AGI_CSIRO_Lferr_CH_V1, whole genome shotgun sequence, a single genomic region encodes these proteins:
- the LOC132037044 gene encoding non-specific lipid-transfer protein 2-like produces MKKGSSLFAIFLVATVVICLGELLMAEAVTCSVTELASCAAAIISSEPPSSTCCAKLKEQKPCLCGYFKDPSLGPYIKSPNAKKVAKTCGVPTPKC; encoded by the coding sequence ATGAAGAAGGGTAGTTCTTTATTCGCAATATTCTTGGTCGCGACAGTTGTCATTTGTCTTGGCGAGTTATTGATGGCAGAGGCAGTGACATGCAGTGTCACGGAGCTGGCTTCGTGTGCCGCGGCTATCATTTCGTCAGAGCCACCTTCTTCGACGTGTTGCGCTAAGTTGAAAGAGCAAAAGCCTTGCCTTTGTGGGTACTTCAAGGATCCTAGTTTGGGCCCATATATCAAATCTCCTAATGCCAAGAAAGTTGCTAAAACTTGTGGAGTACCCACTCCGAAATGTTAG